One Pseudonocardia abyssalis DNA segment encodes these proteins:
- a CDS encoding winged helix-turn-helix transcriptional regulator: MRPDTESDDSLSGGAACALSEVVEQVSGKWSIGILLAAAHGPVRFTHFERKIRGISRRMLTRTLRSLERDGLLVRTVHPTVPVTVEYSLSPIGIELCSSLVVLTRWAERHHDTIAEARRAYDEGGAAPGETA, from the coding sequence ATGCGGCCGGACACCGAAAGCGACGACAGCCTGTCGGGAGGCGCGGCGTGCGCCCTGAGCGAGGTCGTCGAGCAGGTCAGCGGCAAGTGGAGCATCGGAATCCTCCTGGCCGCGGCGCACGGGCCCGTCCGCTTCACGCATTTCGAGCGGAAGATCCGAGGTATCAGCCGGCGCATGCTGACCCGCACGCTGCGCAGCCTCGAGCGTGACGGGTTGCTGGTCCGCACGGTCCACCCGACCGTGCCGGTCACGGTGGAGTACTCGCTCAGCCCGATCGGCATCGAGCTGTGCTCCTCGCTGGTCGTCCTGACCAGGTGGGCGGAGCGCCACCACGACACGATCGCGGAGGCGCGCCGCGCCTACGACGAGGGCGGTGCCGCACCCGGCGAGACGGCCTGA
- a CDS encoding MFS transporter, which yields MTPTRNGSTHRPGRTLALLAFAQFMTAIDFDIVFVALPDIGRSLGFSDVSLQTVVSAYTVVFGGFLLLGGRAADRLGARRVFVVGLALFGASSLAAGLADGPTALVAARAVQGLGAALLTPATLKLISSHFAEGTERNRAMAVWGAAGASGAAIGALGGGVLTSLLGWESVFLVNVPLVLVALVATPVLLAADVPAAGARNFDLPGALLVTAGATLVVLGLVSGPEAGWLSAPGAGALLVGAVLLALFVVVEARTRDPLVPLRLFANRNVLAAVTVVFVFMGTIGTLYYLFTTYLQDVLGYSPLQAGLAFLPLSLCSIAASILLVPLLLGRFGIRTTLVVGMTGVAASMVAMALGMSVGAGYWATLPAVLLWGTFAGLSFPPLFIAVATGVPAEQQGVAAALASTSQYIGSAVGLAALVAVATAGVGPAAGPDVVVAGLRDASWVAAAVTLVGAVLAALILRATPAPADAPVAALDEV from the coding sequence GTGACCCCCACCAGGAACGGATCCACCCACCGACCGGGCCGCACCCTCGCCCTGCTCGCCTTCGCGCAGTTCATGACCGCGATCGACTTCGACATCGTCTTCGTCGCACTCCCTGACATCGGCCGCAGCCTGGGCTTCTCCGACGTGTCCCTGCAGACCGTGGTCAGCGCCTACACGGTCGTGTTCGGCGGCTTCCTGCTCCTGGGCGGGCGGGCGGCGGACCGGCTCGGGGCCCGGCGGGTGTTCGTGGTGGGCCTCGCCCTGTTCGGTGCGTCCTCGCTGGCCGCCGGGCTGGCGGACGGCCCGACCGCACTAGTCGCGGCGCGCGCCGTGCAGGGGCTGGGAGCGGCGCTGCTGACGCCGGCGACGCTCAAGCTGATCTCCTCGCACTTCGCGGAGGGGACCGAGCGCAACCGGGCCATGGCCGTCTGGGGTGCGGCGGGCGCCTCGGGGGCCGCGATCGGCGCGCTGGGCGGTGGTGTGCTGACCAGCCTGCTGGGCTGGGAGTCGGTGTTCCTCGTGAACGTCCCCCTCGTGCTCGTGGCACTCGTCGCGACCCCGGTGCTGCTCGCCGCCGACGTGCCCGCAGCGGGCGCGCGGAACTTCGACCTGCCCGGCGCCCTGCTCGTCACGGCGGGGGCGACGCTCGTGGTGCTCGGGCTGGTGTCCGGGCCCGAGGCGGGCTGGCTGAGCGCTCCGGGTGCGGGGGCGCTGCTGGTCGGCGCCGTCCTGCTCGCCCTCTTCGTCGTCGTCGAGGCGCGCACCCGCGATCCGCTGGTGCCGCTGCGGCTGTTCGCCAACCGCAACGTCCTCGCCGCCGTCACGGTCGTCTTCGTCTTCATGGGCACCATCGGCACGCTGTACTACCTGTTCACCACCTACCTGCAGGACGTGCTGGGCTACTCGCCCCTGCAGGCCGGTCTCGCGTTCCTCCCGCTGAGCCTGTGCAGCATCGCGGCGTCGATCCTGCTGGTGCCGCTGCTGCTGGGCCGCTTCGGCATCCGCACCACGCTGGTCGTCGGCATGACCGGCGTCGCCGCGTCGATGGTGGCGATGGCACTGGGCATGTCGGTCGGTGCCGGCTACTGGGCCACGCTGCCCGCGGTCCTGCTCTGGGGCACGTTCGCGGGCCTGTCGTTCCCGCCCCTGTTCATCGCGGTGGCCACCGGGGTGCCCGCCGAGCAGCAGGGTGTGGCCGCCGCGCTGGCGTCGACCTCGCAGTACATCGGGTCGGCGGTCGGCCTCGCCGCACTCGTCGCCGTGGCGACCGCCGGGGTCGGCCCGGCAGCAGGGCCCGACGTCGTCGTGGCCGGGCTGCGCGACGCGTCGTGGGTGGCGGCTGCCGTCACCCTCGTCGGAGCCGTCCTCGCCGCCCTGATCCTCCGGGCCACGCCGGCCCCGGCCGACGCCCCGGTGGCGGCGCTCGACGAGGTGTGA
- a CDS encoding LLM class flavin-dependent oxidoreductase: MPTPDVPLEKLGFLTIGLFDGDDPAPGHENVLQVIELGEQLGFDSAYLRHRHFQTGISSPIAIMAAASQRTSRIAMGTAVTPLGWENPLRMAEDLATVDILSGGRLEPGFSVGPPIHWDNVKGALYPDTAEAEDLSSERVARLLRMIAGDPVSTFTGTAGFEQFSARVEPHSPGLIDRIWYGSGSSRSTRWAAEQGLNLLTSNIIKPEPSDLEADGRWDFAAVQQRQIALFRQHHPDGDAARVSQGLVVIPTDTATPEQRARYQAYVEKRTPRTAAPSGPPGPGLLAAPDVLGTSQEIAERLYADAAFREVREVVFALPFSFDHADYVQILTDMATHLGPALGWKPNDDRAC, encoded by the coding sequence ATGCCGACCCCCGACGTCCCGCTCGAGAAGCTCGGCTTCCTGACCATCGGCCTGTTCGACGGTGACGACCCGGCGCCGGGGCACGAGAACGTGCTGCAGGTCATCGAGCTCGGTGAGCAGCTCGGATTCGACAGCGCCTACCTGCGCCACCGGCACTTCCAGACCGGCATCTCCTCGCCCATCGCGATCATGGCCGCGGCCTCGCAGCGCACCAGCCGGATCGCGATGGGGACGGCGGTGACCCCGCTGGGCTGGGAGAACCCGCTGCGGATGGCCGAGGACCTCGCCACCGTCGACATCCTCTCCGGCGGCCGTCTGGAACCCGGCTTCTCGGTGGGCCCACCGATCCACTGGGACAACGTCAAGGGCGCGCTCTACCCCGACACCGCCGAGGCCGAGGACCTGTCCTCCGAACGGGTCGCGCGGTTGCTGCGCATGATCGCCGGCGACCCCGTGAGCACCTTCACCGGCACCGCGGGCTTCGAGCAGTTCTCCGCACGCGTGGAGCCGCACTCCCCCGGTCTCATCGACCGCATCTGGTACGGCTCGGGCAGCAGCCGGTCGACCCGGTGGGCGGCCGAACAGGGCCTGAACCTGCTCACCAGCAACATCATCAAGCCGGAGCCGTCGGACCTCGAGGCCGACGGCCGGTGGGACTTCGCCGCCGTCCAGCAGCGCCAGATCGCGCTGTTCAGGCAGCACCACCCCGACGGCGACGCCGCGCGGGTCTCCCAGGGACTCGTCGTGATCCCCACCGACACCGCGACCCCGGAGCAGCGGGCCCGGTACCAGGCCTACGTCGAGAAGCGGACCCCGCGGACGGCCGCGCCGTCGGGCCCGCCCGGCCCGGGCCTGCTCGCGGCGCCCGACGTCCTCGGGACGTCGCAGGAGATCGCGGAACGGCTCTACGCCGACGCGGCGTTCCGCGAGGTACGCGAGGTCGTCTTCGCCCTGCCGTTCAGCTTCGACCACGCCGACTACGTCCAGATCCTCACCGACATGGCCACCCACCTCGGACCTGCGCTCGGGTGGAAACCGAACGATGACCGTGCTTGCTGA